One Dreissena polymorpha isolate Duluth1 chromosome 9, UMN_Dpol_1.0, whole genome shotgun sequence genomic window carries:
- the LOC127845636 gene encoding putative nuclease HARBI1 — protein MAAFVVGSYALVKQILSCDDDDDDLVVLLGIAGIEREDRTKSLQYYEVTIQQYLPDTFKQFFKVTPATIEHLCQKLSDCPELSERVVPGGRKPIPLEKKVLMTIRYLVSQETVRELSDHFGVTEHSFIRCKRQVITAVNDQLFSKLVTWPKANCYQDVAQRFDDMGAYSFPNVLGCIDGCHIPITAPHESPNCYFNRKQFHSVILQGVCVHDLTFTDINVGWPGRVHDAKVLRNSNLWESGFQKSDNGRYHLLGDGAYPLKQWLLTPYRDNGHLSQQQVRYNISLSSKRQVIERAFALLKGRFRRLKYVNMKYIEEICKTIVAACVLHNICIMEHDGFEDILNNEDNNQVQCNDPQFFMQNDAEGQLKRINITNRLLV, from the exons atggcagcattTGTGGTTGGTTCATATGCTTTGGTTAAACAAATCCTCTCTtgcgacgatgacgatgatgatctgGTTGTTTTATTAGGAATTGCGGGAAT TGAAAGAGAAGACAGGACAAAGTCGCTACAGTACTACGAGGTCACAATCCAGCAGTATCTTCCAGACACCTTCAAGCAATTTTTTAAAGTGACTCCTGCAACAATTGAACATTTGTGTCAAAAACTATCAGATTGTCCAGAATTGTCTGAAAGAGTTGTTCCAGGTGGGAGAAAGCCTATTCCACTTGAGAAGAAAGTTTTAATGACTATTAGGTACCTGGTATCACAAGAAACTGTTAGAGAGCTCAGCGATCACTTTGGTGTAACAGAACATAGTTTTATTCGATGCAAAAGACAGGTCATTACTGCTGTAAACGATCAACTTTTTTCTAAGCTTGTCACCTGGCCTAAAGCAAACTGTTATCAAGATGTTGCCCAAAGATTTGATGATATGGGCGCTTATAGTTTTCCAAATGTTCTTGGGTGTATAGACGGCTGTCACATACCAATCACAGCCCCTCATGAAAGCCCTAATTGTTATTTTAACCGGAAACAGTTTCATTCTGTCATTCTGCAAGGTGTTTGTGTGCATGATTTAACATTTACAGACATTAATGTGGGCTGGCCCGGCAGGGTACATGACGCTAAAGTGCTACGGAATTCAAATCTTTGGGAATCTGGCTTTCAAAAGAGTGATAATGGTAGATATCATTTATTAGGGGATGGTGCATATCCACTAAAGCAGTGGTTATTAACGCCTTACAGAGATAATGGACATTTATCGCAACAGCAGGTTCGCTACAACATTTCCTTGTCATCAAAGCGCCAGGTCATTGAGAGAGCGTTTGCATTGCTGAAAGGGCGTTTTAGGAGattgaaatatgtaaatatgaaatatattgaggAAATATGCAAGACAATTGTTGCTGCCTGTGTATTacataacatttgtattatgGAACATGATGGTTTTGAAGACATCTTAAACAATGAGGATAATAATCAAGTCCAATGTAATGATCCTCAGTTTTTTATGCAAAATGATGCGGAAGGTCAGCTTAAAAGAATTAATATAACAAACAGGCTACTTGTGTAA